From Methylovorus glucosotrophus:
CTTTGCTCCACCCCAGCCTTGAAGTAATCCACATCGGACAGGGTATCCGCAGGCAAATCGCCTACCAGACGCTGGAAGCGGGCTGTCACATCATGCAGGTTGGTGGTTTCGGTCAGCAGATTGGCTTCTGCCAGTGCCAGACGGCCGTTGGCTTGTTCCAGATCCACGCGGCGACCCACACCGGCGCCAACACGCTCTTCAATCTTGTCGAACAACTGTTTGTGCACGATGTAGTTATCTTCGGCATACGACACGAGCTGGCGATAGCGCAATACGTCGTTATAGGCCTTGACGGTCTCGAGCGCGGTGTTCTGCATGGCGCTCAGAAGCTCGTAGTAGCGCACGCGGGCAGCATGGCCTAGGCGGCTCACTTCATTGCTGGTGGCAAAACCATCAAACAACATCTGCTTCAGTACCAGTTGGGTCTGACGGTCAGGAATGTTGGTGTTGTTGGTGTTGGAAAAGACTTTTTCCTGGGTGCGGATACTGCTGATCAAATCTACCTTGGGAAGAAACCCACCGCGCGCAGCGTTTTGCTCTTGCTCAGCGGCCTTGTAGTTGTGGTATCGGCTCTGCACTTCCGGATTGTTCGTCACGGCGCTTTCGACGATTTCCTGCAGAGTAGATGCTGGTGCTGCCATCCCTGGAGTTGCTGCGGCAATAGCAGCCGCAACAATCATACTTTTATAGATTGCTTTCATTCACTTCACCCCGGCTTGTTATTTAGTTATATTTTATGACCTCAATAATACCTTATCTTTCATCGATAAGTTATTATAGATATGAGGTTTTTCCGGGTGCATGAATTTAAAATTTAAATCACGCACCGAATTTACAATAAAGAAGCGTACGCAATTGTCGTGCCAAACCTTGTAGGTTAGAGTCATCATCGCTCATTCGCTAACATCTCGCGCAAGTCGTCAATGCCTGTGGGTGCTCTGCACGATCATGTGCTTGTTGCTGGGGGTATGGATTCCAGGCATACAGGCCGCTACGGATTTCAGCAAACTGCGCACACTGGCCGAGCAGCGTTATGGCGACCGGGCCAAAAACACCATCATTGAGCTGGAGGCCCTGCTCAATACCCTGCGAGACGCCCCGGATCAGGAAAAGCTGGAGAAGATCAATCTCTTCGTCAATGACAAAATCCGTCGCTTTGATGATGACATCAATATCTGGGGGCAATCCGATTACTGGGCCACGCCATTGGAGTCCCTGGGCCGCGAGGCTGGCGACTGTGAGGATTACAGCATTGCCAAATACGTGTTTTTGCGCGAGCTGGGCATTCCCAATGAAAAGCTGCGCTTGACCTATGTCCGGGCCAAGATAGGTGGCCCCAACAGCCGCATTTCACAAGCGCACATGATTTTGAGCTACTACCCCACGCCGAATGCAGAGCCGCTGATTCTGGACAACCTCATCATTTCCATCCGCCCGGCCTCGCGTCGGCCGGATCTGGTACCGATTTTCAGTTTTAACAGCGAAGGGTTGTGGACGGGCACATCGACCACACCAAGTAGCGATTCGTTGAGCCACTTGTCACGCTGGCGCAACGTTCTCGCAAGAATGCAAGCCGATGGTATTGAATAAAAGATCAGGTTAAGGGGGTAACAATTATGTCGTTGATTAAACAGTTATGGATCGCCATCAGTCTGCTGATGCTGCTGGTATTTGCGGCCTGCGTCATTGCAAGCATCGAGTCCAGCAAGCACACGCTGGAACAGCAGTTGCAGATGAAGAACATCGACAATGCCACATCGCTCGCACTCTCGCTGTCGCAGATCGACAAGGAGGACCCGGTGAATGTGGCCCTGCTGTTATCCGCCCAGTTTGATAACGGGCATTACCAGCGCATCCGGCTGGTCGACCCTGAAGGCAAGCTGATCTCCGAACACTACAATGCCGACATACAACCCAATACCCCCAGCTGGTTTAATCGCGCATTCAGCATTGAGGTGCATCCCGGCGTGGCCCAGGTGCAAAATGGCTGGTCGCAATACGGCACCCTGTCGCTGGAAAGCGATGCCACCTTTGCTTACCAGGCACTGTGGAATGGCGCCAAGAAAATGCTGCTGTGGAGCGTGGCCATTGCCCTGCTGGCGGGCGTGCTGGGCTCCTGGCTGCTGCGCATCATTACCCGTCCATTAAGTGAAATGGCCAATATGGCAGAGGCGATTGGCGATCAGCGTTTCATCACCATGACCGAGCCCCGGGTGACCGAATTCAAATCGCTGGCGCAAGCCATGAACCGCTTGTCCAACCGCATCCGCAAAATGCTCAACGAGCAATCGCAGCTGCTGGAACAACTGCGCTTTGAAGCCAACTACGAGCCCATCTCCGGGCTGATGAACCGCAAGTATTTCACCAGCCGCGTATCAGCCTATCTGGACAATGAAGACAACTTTGAAGAAGGCGTACTGGTGGTTTCGCATATCGCCGAGCTAGCCGAGATCAATGCCAAGTATGGTGGCACCGGCACCGACCAGATACTCAAGCGCATCGGCCATGCCCTGACCGAGCTGTGCAAACCCGAAAATGGCCTGTTTGCCGGTCGGCTGAGCGGAGCGGATTTTGCCGTGTTCAGCAGCAGTCCGGATAACCGCGAGCTGCTGTGCCAGCAGGTGAAGGACACCATCATCTCGGCTGCCGCCATTGCCGATAGCTTCCCCGATTTCAGCCCGCGCACCATCGCCAGCCATATTGGCCGATCAGACCAGCTGGATAGCCTGAAAGACCTGCTTGCCGTGATACGCCAGCGCAATGACCTGACGCAATTGCAGCTGGAGATTGATGATCAGGCGCAGCAGTCCAGCTCACCGCTGAACACCACCCGCACCGAGAGTGAATGGCGTGCCCGCCTGGATAACGCCATCATGTCCAAGCGCCTGCGCCTGGCCAGCTTCCCGGTCATCAGCCCGACCAATACCCTGATCCACAATGAAGGTCCGATGCGGCTGCAACTGGAGCCCAACGGCCCCTGGCTGCCTGCTGCGGAATTCATCGGCTGGGCGATCAAGCTCGACCTGATTACCGAAATGGATGATCTGCTGGTGCAGATTGCCATTGAGGACCTCAAGAATGGCAAGCCAGCCATTGGCCTGAATATCTCCTCACGCGCCGTGAGCAATCCCACCTATCTGGAGCATCTGCATGCCTTGCTACAGGCCAACCCGGAAGTGGCTGACAGGCTGTGGCTGGAAGTGCCGGAAGACGGTGTCTTCCGGCACATGGAAGCCTTCCGCAACTTCTGTCTCACGCTCAAGCCGCTGGGCTGCCATATCGGCGTCGAGCACGTGGGTGCGCAAGTGGCACGCCTGGGTGAGCTGCACGACCTTGGCCTCAGCTACATCAAGATTGATGCATCGGTTATCCGCCACATCGACAGCAACACTGGCAATCAGGCCTTCCTGAAAGGCCTGTGCCTGATCGTGCATTCACTGGGCATGATGGCGATTGCCGAGGGCGTGCAAACCAATGAGGAAATCGCCGCCCTGCCCGCGCTGGGCATCGACGGCATGACCGGCCCCGCTATCCAGGCGCCCGCCGTGTAAGCATTACCGGGCGACGAGCAGGCTTGTGCTCAGTCGCCATATGCTCAAGGCCCGCTCACTGGCATCTGCACAATAAAAAACCCCATCCGTACTGGATGGGGTTTGTTTTTTTCTACTTACCTGGCGGCAAGAGAGCCGTGCATGGGCATCAGATAACCGGCTTCTCGTCATCCACCAGCAAGTCCAGCCCTTTGCCCTGGGTGCGCCAGGATTGACGCTGTATAAGCCGTTTCTGTGCCGCATCCGGAAAGTCAGTGAAGTGAATCACGTCACGCTCGATCAGCAGCAGGATCAGGTCTTCCAGCACGCGCGCGAGCTGAATATCACTCTCGCGAAATGCATTCTGATCCTTGAGCGCGTCTTCCAGATACTGCTGATACTCTGGCGACTTGCCATCCACAGACTCCCAGCCTGGGGAGTCCATAGCCTCGCGACTTACCGCTTTGATATTGCCAGCCTGATCGCGTAACACGTATGGCATAACGCCCTTTCGGATAAGTTTAGTCGGTAACCAGCTTGTTGTTGGTCACCAGGTTGTTGATGATCGCAGCATCGGTATGGCCTGCCGTGGTCAAGTCCACACCGGCCAGCACGATACGCTGGTTCTCGGCGCCGCTGTTGAAGGCCGCACCCACGGTATGGCTGTCACCGGAGAAACCACCAGTGGAGCTGATGTGGATGATGGTATCCGAACCGGATTTTTCAAAATGCAGGTAATTTTGCAGATTACCTGAATTTTCCCCGGTCAACAGATCGCGCAGATCCAGCTTGTCACCACCGGATGCCACCGATGCCTTGTTGAAGTCGGTGATGGTATCCACGGCAGGCGTACCAGGTGTGCCCGCATCGGCCAGATTCCACTTGAAGGTATCCACGCCAGCGCCACCGCTCAGGATATCGTTGCCAGCGCCACCAATCAGCGTGTCATTGCCATTGTCGCCATACAGACGATCATGACCGCCGCCGCCAATCAGGATATCGTTGCCGTCACGTCCCATGATGAGGTCAGGATGATCAGAACCGGTGATGGTCTCGCTGGCAGTGGTACCAACCTGCACATTGGTCTTGTCGACATTGATAGTGACCGTCGAATTTGCCGTATCGCCATCCTTGTCCTGCAGCACATAGTCCATTTTTTCGGTAATGGCGGAAGACAAACCATCCGGTGCCTTGTACGAATAAGTACCGCTGTCCATATCCACCACAAACTGGCCGCCATGCAGCGTGGTCACGGTGATTTCATGCGTGGTGCTGTTGTAGGTGCTATGGTTGGTGCCTACCACTTCGATGAGGCCAGTGGCCGCATTGAAGCGGTACTCGGTACCTTCCACCACAATACTGCCGACAAAACCGCCGTCGCCGCCTACACCGTTGCCTGTCATGGTGCCGGTGATCAGTTCACCAGCAGCCTGATTCTGGATGGTGCCTGCCAGCACGGCATCGAGCTGAGTGAAACTGGTCACCAGAATGCCATTCATATTGGTGTTGGTCTGCCCATCGTACGCTACCGGATTCAGGGCATTTACGCTATTGATGTCGCTGCCGACGCCAATCGCATAAGACTTGATCTGGTTGGCTTCCAGGAAGGTTTTCCATGCCAGTTCTTCCTGGGTTTGAATACCAGCATCCGAGCTATTGGTATTGGTGCCGCCCGTCAGGCTGGTGTTGCTGCCACTACCAGTATTGGGTTCACCGTCGGAGATGAAATAAGCCACATTCTGTGCATTGGTCAGCTTGCCTGCATCATCAAATGCATCCATGGCATTGGCCAGAGCGCTGTCGTAATTGGTATTGCCTTTCGGACCATTCACCAGAATCTGATCCAGCTGCGCCTTGGCTTGATCAATCGTCATCCAGTCAGTACCGACCTGGGCTGCCGTGGTGGAGAATACGACCAGGCTGATGCGCGTATCGCCCAGCGCATCGTACTTGTCGAGCAAGGTCTTGATCGACTGAATCGCACTTGCCAGACGCGTAGTGCCGCCCACGCCATCCTGTGTACGCATACTGCCAGAGATATCCAGCGTAATCAGCAGATTGGTGTCGGTGGTCGACAGATTAGCCGAAATCGGGTTGGCAACTGGCGAATCATCTTCCACGTTCACGGTCAGGTTGCCCACCGAAGTCACGCCATTCGCAGTGGCGCTGACACCGACATTCAGGGTCAGCACATCTTCCGTCTTGGTATCGGGATGATCGAGCGGACGCAACAGGTTCACGTCGTACTCACCGCCGTTGTTGATGGTAATGGTCAGCACAGGCTGGCCACCGGCAGAGCCGGTCAGGGTGCCAGTACCACTGCCAGACCAGGTGATCAGCTGGCCACCGGAGTAATAATCGCCAGTAGGTGCCGTCAGCACGACCGAGGTAATGGCATTGCCATCCGGATCGCTAATGGAAAGCGTGCCATGTGCGCTCGCGCTATTGGTTACATCTACCGTGCCGCTGCTATCTGGCAAGCCACCAGGCAAGCCCTCTTCCGATACGTTGGCAGTTGCCGTGCCAACGACGGGTGGACGGTCATCTGTCGTTCCATTGATGGTAATCGTGAGGTTGGCCGTGGCTGGCGTACCGTCACCATCGTTGATGGTATAGCTGAACACGTCCTTCAAGGACTGGTTGTCATTCAGCGCATTCACCGCCGGATTGGCGTTGTTCAGCGTATAGGTATAGCTGCCATTGGCATTGAGTATCAGTGTGCCGTACTGACCAACAAACGTACCTGTGGTCGTCACTGGATTGGGGTTCACATCCGGGCCAACAGTGTCGTTGTTCAGCACATTGCCTGTGACCTGATTTGGCGATGCATCTTCCTTGATGCTATTGGTGTCATCCACGGCAACCGGAGCACTGTCGGTGATCACGATGTTCAGTGGCGAACTGGTCGATACGTTATTGGCATCGGTCAGCGTCACACCGATGCTGTCGGTCACGCTGGAGTTGCTGCTCTGGATATTTGGATCATAGGTGTAGCTCACCACACCTGTGCTGGCATCGTAGCCGGTCAGCACCAGTGTGCCTCGTGGCGTGGTGATGGTGATCGGGTCTGTTGCCAGATTGTTCAGCTGTTGCAGGGTGACCACGTGATCCGTAGTGCCGCTGATGGTAATGCTGCTGATGCCAGCTTCGGCTTCCACCAGGAAGCTGCCTGGGGTAGCGTCAGCGGTTTCCGGCAAGGTAGTACCTTCCACGATCAGCCCAGGTGCGCCGTCAGTATGACCATTGATGGTGATAGTCAGGTTGGCAGTCGCTTCGGTACCGTCACCATCCTTGATGGTGTAGCTGAACACATCCTGCAGGGACTGGTTTTCGTTCAGGGCATTCACGGCCGGGTTGCTATTGTTCAGCGTGTAGGTGTAAGTGCCATTGGCATTGAGTATCAGGGTGCCGTATTGGCCGACAAAGGTACCTGTCGTGGTCACCGGGTTGGGGTTCACATCCGGGCCAACAGTGTCGTTATCCAGCACATTGCCTGTGACCTGATTCGGCGATGCATCTTCCGTGATGCTGTTGGTATCAGCCACGGCAACTGGAGCGCTGTCGGTGATCACGATGTTCAGTGGCGAACTGGTCGATACGCCATTGGCATCGGTCAGCGTCACACCGATGCTGTCGGTCACGCTGGAGTTGCTGCTCTGGATATTTGGATCGTAGGTGTAGCTGACCACACCTGTAGTAGCGTCATAGCCGGTCAGCACCAGTGTGCCTCGTGGCGTGGTGATGGTGATCGGGTCCGTTGCCAGATTGTTCAACTGTTGCAGAGTCACTACATGATCGGTAGTGCCGCTGATGGTAATGCTGCTGATGCCAGCCTCGGCTTCCACCAGGAAGCTGCCTGGAGTCGCGTCAGCGGTTTCCGGCAAGGTAGTACCTTCCACGATCAGCCCAGGTGGGCTGTCGGTATGACCATTGATGGTGATGGTCAGATTGGCGGTGGCTTCAGTCCCATCTGCATCCTTGATGGTGTAGCTGAACACATCCTGCAAGCTCTGGTTTTCGTTCAGCGCATTCACGGCAGGGTTGGCATTGTTCAGCGTGTACGTATAGGTACCATTGGCATTCAATACCAGAGTGCCGTACTGGCCGACAAAAGTACCCGTCGTCGTAACAGGGTCCACTTTCACATCGGCACCGATGTTGTCGTTGTTCAATACATTGCCCGTCACCTGATTCGGCGTCGCGTCTTCGGTAATGCTGTTGGTGTCATTCACCGCGGTTGGGCCGGTGTCGGTGATGTTCACATCCAGCGTATCACTGGCGGTCTGACCATTGGCATCAGTCACAGTAATCGGCAGGCTGTCGGTGACCGTCGTGGCGCTGGTCTGCACGTTAGGATCATAGGTATAGCTCACCACGCCGGTGGTAGCGTTGTAACCCACCACAGTCAGCGTGCCCTTGTCTGTGGTAATCACAATCGGGGTGGTACCGGCGTTGGTCAGTTGTGTGAGGGTAACAACGGTAGTGCCGATGGTGATGCTGGCAATACCGGCAGGCGCGGTCACGGTGAAGTCACCAGGCGTAGCGCCATCGGTTTCTGGCAGGGTCATTTCGCCAGCTTCAACACCGTTGTAATCGGTCAGCACAATCGAAGGTGGGCCTGCAGGTGTGGCAGCTGCGCCTTCAGGATCAGAGTAAATGAAGGCTTCGCGCACAAAGTCGATTACAGGAGGCGTACCGACGGGATATTCATAGCTAAGGGGGGTCACGCCTTCGACGATGCGCAGCAGGTTAACGAAGGTAGAGCCGTGCTCGTTGCCGGCAGCGCCGATCAGACCAGCCGCCGTTTCTTCCAGCACTTCGTTAATGTCGCGGCCTTGTTCGATGGCCTGGATAACGGCCTGTACAGTGGCTTCGCTGACGGCACTTTCTGTGCCTTCAGGAGCGATGAATTCAGCCAGCTCAGGGGTGAATTTCACCGTCTGGTCAGCTGAAATCTCGATTTTCTGGCCTGTGGTCAGGAGGATATCAACGACAACACCTTGCGCAGTCGTGACGACTTCACCTGGCTGTATGCTGTCGCCCACCTTGAGCATGCGGCGTTCGCCACGTTCATTCACAGCAAATGCATTGCTGCCGCCATTGATTGCTACTACGGTACCGATCGCTGCCATGGTGTACCTGACCTTTCTACAAAATTGCTGATGGAGCGATTAAACCCCATCCCAACATCAAAAAATATTGTACCAAGGTACTAGACCCCGAAATTTCATCAGCCCTGTCGATCATTCAGCATCAGGGCAAGCTGCAAACGGTCTCGTATCGCCAGCCGCTCAAAGATGGCAGTGAGGTGGGCCTTGACCGTGCGCTCGGTAATATCCAGCTCGCGCGCAATGAGTTTGTTGCTGAGGCCTTCTGCTGCCTTGAGTGCTACCTCGCGCTCGCGCGGTGTAAGTTGATCCAGCGTGGCATTGATCTTGGTCTGACTGGAGCCCACCATGGTGCGGCCAACCGTAATCAGGCGCTGCAGGACCTCTGGCCCCAGCCATACGCCGCCCAGTTGCACCACGCGGCGCACCTCGCGCAGCACGTCGGCCGAGCTGTAGGCATGGCAATAGCCTGCGGCGCCCTGCTGAAAAGCCGCCACCGCTTCATTGGTGTCCGGCGCATTCGCCAGCACCAGCAAGCGCGCCTGAGTGAAGCGGCCTAGCAGGCCTGTTACATCCGTCAGCATGCTGGCGGTGCTGTCCGCATTCACATGCAGCCAGATCAGGGCCTGGCCCACATCGGCATTCAATGCGGCACTTTCCCTGAATACCGCCCCTTCGGGACAAACCTGCTGCCAGTCGGCCAGCAAGCGCCCCCCTGCAGAAATGAAGATATCGCGCATGGTGTTGTTATCGTTCCGTGAAGGCGTATGAGCGGGCCTTGAGCACCGGCTTCAAGAGGTAAGAAAGCACGGTTTTGCGGCCGGTCATGATATCCACCTGCGCCACCATGCCAGGAATGATAGGCAGGCCCTTGCCCAGGTTGGAGCGTATGGTTTTGACGCGGACGATGTAAAACGCATTGCCTTTGTCGTCCACTACCGAGTCGGCGGAAATGCTCTCCACCTTGGCATCCAAGGTGCCATAAATGGTGTAGTCATAAGCCGTCAGTTTCACCGTGGCGGGCTGCCCGAAACTGATGAAGGCAATGTCACGCGGCTGAATCTTGGTTTCCAGGATCAGGGCGTCGTCGGTCGGCACGATCTCCATGACCTCTTTGCCGGGCTGGATAACGCCACCCACGGTATTGATAAAGAGCCGGCTCACGGTGCCTTTGACCGGTGACTTCAGCGTGGACTGCACGACCTTGTCATTCAGTGCAACGCTGGTTTCCACCAGGCTGTTGAGCTTGGCGGTGGTATCCGACAGCTCGGTGCGCACCTTGCTGCGGAACGATTGCTGCGCCTCGCTCACCTTGCGTGAGGCTTCGGAAATCGCCGCCTGTACGCGGCCGATCTGCGCACGGGCCTGATCGCGATCGCCACGCAAGCGGGCGGTATCCCGCTCCAGACGCAACAGATCGACTTCAGAAACCGCACCGGTGCCGAGCAAAGGCTTGGTCACCGCCAGCTCACGGCTACTCAGTTCAAGACCGCGCTCAGCCTGCTCCAGCTTGGCTTGTATTTCCATCAACTCGCGCTGACGCTGGGTCAGCTGCTCGCGCGCAATGGCCACTTGCGAGGCTACTTCGTCCTTGCTGGCAAAATACAGCGCCTGCTCCTGCGAATACACCGATGGATTTTCCTTCATCACTTCTGGTGGCGGCTGGAAGGCGGTATCGTCCGCCAACGCACGCAAGCGTGCCTGCTTGGCCACCAGCGAAAGATATTGCGAGCGGTTTTCACGCAGGGAGGAAATGGCGCGCGTTTCATCGATACGCACCAGCGGTGTCCCGACATTGACCGACTGCCCTTCATGCACCAGCAGCGAAGTCACAATGCCGCCGTCCAATGACTGAATCACCTGCACCTGCTTGGAAGGGATCACCCGGCCTTCTCCGCGTGTCACTTCATCCACCTTGGTCAGCGCCGCCCAGATCAGTAGCAGCACAATTACGCCGGCCACCCAGTACAGCACTTTTTTGGCACGCAGGGTTTGCTGTTCCAGCATGGCGAGCTCGGCTTCTTCCTGCCATGACGCATCTTCTTCGGCCTTGGCGGGTGTCCATTTGTCCAGCATCCAGCGCACGGGCTTGCTCAGCAGGCCAATGCGATTGAAAACCCCATGAATGGCACCCAGTGCCTTGAATAAAAGCTGGCTCATGCGGCTTTCCCCACTTTACCGGTACGCAAGGCATCAATGACGAGGTCTTTCTGACCATCCGCCATGATCTTGCCGCCATCTATCACAATAATTCTATCCACCATGTCGAACAGCGATGAGCGATGGGTAATCACCAGCAATGTCCTGCCGCTGGAAGCTTCCGACAGGCGTTTCTTCACCGCCTCTTCACCGGAGTGGTCCATGGCGCTGGTCGGTTC
This genomic window contains:
- a CDS encoding bifunctional diguanylate cyclase/phosphodiesterase — its product is MSLIKQLWIAISLLMLLVFAACVIASIESSKHTLEQQLQMKNIDNATSLALSLSQIDKEDPVNVALLLSAQFDNGHYQRIRLVDPEGKLISEHYNADIQPNTPSWFNRAFSIEVHPGVAQVQNGWSQYGTLSLESDATFAYQALWNGAKKMLLWSVAIALLAGVLGSWLLRIITRPLSEMANMAEAIGDQRFITMTEPRVTEFKSLAQAMNRLSNRIRKMLNEQSQLLEQLRFEANYEPISGLMNRKYFTSRVSAYLDNEDNFEEGVLVVSHIAELAEINAKYGGTGTDQILKRIGHALTELCKPENGLFAGRLSGADFAVFSSSPDNRELLCQQVKDTIISAAAIADSFPDFSPRTIASHIGRSDQLDSLKDLLAVIRQRNDLTQLQLEIDDQAQQSSSPLNTTRTESEWRARLDNAIMSKRLRLASFPVISPTNTLIHNEGPMRLQLEPNGPWLPAAEFIGWAIKLDLITEMDDLLVQIAIEDLKNGKPAIGLNISSRAVSNPTYLEHLHALLQANPEVADRLWLEVPEDGVFRHMEAFRNFCLTLKPLGCHIGVEHVGAQVARLGELHDLGLSYIKIDASVIRHIDSNTGNQAFLKGLCLIVHSLGMMAIAEGVQTNEEIAALPALGIDGMTGPAIQAPAV
- a CDS encoding LuxR family transcriptional regulator is translated as MRDIFISAGGRLLADWQQVCPEGAVFRESAALNADVGQALIWLHVNADSTASMLTDVTGLLGRFTQARLLVLANAPDTNEAVAAFQQGAAGYCHAYSSADVLREVRRVVQLGGVWLGPEVLQRLITVGRTMVGSSQTKINATLDQLTPREREVALKAAEGLSNKLIARELDITERTVKAHLTAIFERLAIRDRLQLALMLNDRQG
- a CDS encoding HlyD family type I secretion periplasmic adaptor subunit, with the protein product MSQLLFKALGAIHGVFNRIGLLSKPVRWMLDKWTPAKAEEDASWQEEAELAMLEQQTLRAKKVLYWVAGVIVLLLIWAALTKVDEVTRGEGRVIPSKQVQVIQSLDGGIVTSLLVHEGQSVNVGTPLVRIDETRAISSLRENRSQYLSLVAKQARLRALADDTAFQPPPEVMKENPSVYSQEQALYFASKDEVASQVAIAREQLTQRQRELMEIQAKLEQAERGLELSSRELAVTKPLLGTGAVSEVDLLRLERDTARLRGDRDQARAQIGRVQAAISEASRKVSEAQQSFRSKVRTELSDTTAKLNSLVETSVALNDKVVQSTLKSPVKGTVSRLFINTVGGVIQPGKEVMEIVPTDDALILETKIQPRDIAFISFGQPATVKLTAYDYTIYGTLDAKVESISADSVVDDKGNAFYIVRVKTIRSNLGKGLPIIPGMVAQVDIMTGRKTVLSYLLKPVLKARSYAFTER
- a CDS encoding retention module-containing protein, which encodes MAAIGTVVAINGGSNAFAVNERGERRMLKVGDSIQPGEVVTTAQGVVVDILLTTGQKIEISADQTVKFTPELAEFIAPEGTESAVSEATVQAVIQAIEQGRDINEVLEETAAGLIGAAGNEHGSTFVNLLRIVEGVTPLSYEYPVGTPPVIDFVREAFIYSDPEGAAATPAGPPSIVLTDYNGVEAGEMTLPETDGATPGDFTVTAPAGIASITIGTTVVTLTQLTNAGTTPIVITTDKGTLTVVGYNATTGVVSYTYDPNVQTSATTVTDSLPITVTDANGQTASDTLDVNITDTGPTAVNDTNSITEDATPNQVTGNVLNNDNIGADVKVDPVTTTGTFVGQYGTLVLNANGTYTYTLNNANPAVNALNENQSLQDVFSYTIKDADGTEATANLTITINGHTDSPPGLIVEGTTLPETADATPGSFLVEAEAGISSITISGTTDHVVTLQQLNNLATDPITITTPRGTLVLTGYDATTGVVSYTYDPNIQSSNSSVTDSIGVTLTDANGVSTSSPLNIVITDSAPVAVADTNSITEDASPNQVTGNVLDNDTVGPDVNPNPVTTTGTFVGQYGTLILNANGTYTYTLNNSNPAVNALNENQSLQDVFSYTIKDGDGTEATANLTITINGHTDGAPGLIVEGTTLPETADATPGSFLVEAEAGISSITISGTTDHVVTLQQLNNLATDPITITTPRGTLVLTGYDASTGVVSYTYDPNIQSSNSSVTDSIGVTLTDANNVSTSSPLNIVITDSAPVAVDDTNSIKEDASPNQVTGNVLNNDTVGPDVNPNPVTTTGTFVGQYGTLILNANGSYTYTLNNANPAVNALNDNQSLKDVFSYTINDGDGTPATANLTITINGTTDDRPPVVGTATANVSEEGLPGGLPDSSGTVDVTNSASAHGTLSISDPDGNAITSVVLTAPTGDYYSGGQLITWSGSGTGTLTGSAGGQPVLTITINNGGEYDVNLLRPLDHPDTKTEDVLTLNVGVSATANGVTSVGNLTVNVEDDSPVANPISANLSTTDTNLLITLDISGSMRTQDGVGGTTRLASAIQSIKTLLDKYDALGDTRISLVVFSTTAAQVGTDWMTIDQAKAQLDQILVNGPKGNTNYDSALANAMDAFDDAGKLTNAQNVAYFISDGEPNTGSGSNTSLTGGTNTNSSDAGIQTQEELAWKTFLEANQIKSYAIGVGSDINSVNALNPVAYDGQTNTNMNGILVTSFTQLDAVLAGTIQNQAAGELITGTMTGNGVGGDGGFVGSIVVEGTEYRFNAATGLIEVVGTNHSTYNSTTHEITVTTLHGGQFVVDMDSGTYSYKAPDGLSSAITEKMDYVLQDKDGDTANSTVTINVDKTNVQVGTTASETITGSDHPDLIMGRDGNDILIGGGGHDRLYGDNGNDTLIGGAGNDILSGGAGVDTFKWNLADAGTPGTPAVDTITDFNKASVASGGDKLDLRDLLTGENSGNLQNYLHFEKSGSDTIIHISSTGGFSGDSHTVGAAFNSGAENQRIVLAGVDLTTAGHTDAAIINNLVTNNKLVTD
- a CDS encoding transglutaminase-like cysteine peptidase; protein product: MCLLLGVWIPGIQAATDFSKLRTLAEQRYGDRAKNTIIELEALLNTLRDAPDQEKLEKINLFVNDKIRRFDDDINIWGQSDYWATPLESLGREAGDCEDYSIAKYVFLRELGIPNEKLRLTYVRAKIGGPNSRISQAHMILSYYPTPNAEPLILDNLIISIRPASRRPDLVPIFSFNSEGLWTGTSTTPSSDSLSHLSRWRNVLARMQADGIE